The window CTCCCCGTGATGGAACAATTTATACGAGAGCCATTTATCCAGCCAGATAAAGATACCCGACGTGATGGGAATATAGATAACAAACTGGGGGAATACTCCGCCGGTCAGCAGATTATACCCGATAAACAGTAAGCTCCAATAGAAGATCAGCCCAGCGATACCGTTCGGCGCGAAAAGCATCATACCCCAATCCTTACGCCTGAACGAATTGATGATACCGAGAATCGTACCCAGCGAGATCATCACTACCCCGAATACGATAGCCACCACCAGTATCGTGTTGATATTATGGATAGGGGAAAGCCATAACGGGGGATCGATCAACGGTATCCCGAATACCTCGCCGTATAATACGCCGAAGATTGCCGAGGAAATACCGCCCCATACCATGATGGCGGCAAGACTCGCGAGCTGGCCGGTACGTTTGAGGAGCATCACGATGAGGCCAGTGATTGATAAAATCAACCCGTGCCCGACGTCCCCGAACATCGCGCCGAACATGATAATATAACTGACCGCCGCAAATACCGTCGGGTCGAATTCCTTATAGTTCGGCGTACCGAACATATTCACGAGGAGTTCGAACGGCTTGAGTACTTTGGGATTCTTCAGACGCGTGGGCGGCATAATCCCGTCCCGCATGTATAGCACCGCCGCGTCCTCGTCCAGAAATTCGCATTTATGTTCGGTAAGTTCTTCAATAGTTTTCTTCAGGTCTTCCACCATATCCGACGGCACCCATCCCGAGAAAAGAACGACGGAATTAGTGGAAACCATCTCGCCCCGGAGTTTGTTCAGGTTGAGATAGTACTCGATACTCGATTCGAGACGAAGCACGGTTTCAGAAAGACGCTTGATCATCTTTTCATGCTGTTTCTCGAGCAGGATTTCCTCGTCCACCGCAATCGAGTATTCGAAGCCGTACTTCATTATCCTGTTACGGATATTTTTCTTCGCGTCGGTAGGGATACCGTAATCCTGATAGAAGACGTTTTTCAATATTTTATCGACCTGTTCGCGGGCCGTGTTCGGGACGGTAAAAAATATCATATTATTCTGGGAAATCGTCCCGACATTCATGACTACCGACGGGATAGTCGAAACAGCGTCCATGAAGGTCTGGTACTGCGCAGTCGGAATTCCGCCGAACCCCATGAAAAAGTTATGCACCTCGCTCGTCTTGTCGAGGTCGAAGTCGAGGTTTCCGAAGAACCGGTAGCTATCGAGCTTTACCAGATATTCGGTCTGGCGTTTCTTAACATTTTCCATCTCATGGGTGTATTTCGACACCTCGAGTTCTATTTCTTTCATCACTGATTTAATGGAGATTTCATCGAGGTAGTCGACAGCGGTTTTAGCGGGTAATGCCTGTATTTTCCCGAAAAATGCCTTGACCGTATTCAAACGCCGGCGGTAATCCATGAAACGGTTCGTTACATCGTCGAGGGATTCTTTTTTGAGGGAGTATGTCCGCACCTCGGAACCGGAGAGCCTGATAATTTCGAATTCGCCGAAATTCATCACCTCTTTCGCCACTTCGTCGACATGCCGTTTCAGGATCACTATATCCAGTTTCTTCATATTCTGCGGTAAAAACATCGTTCATCCTGCCTTAGTATAACAAGTTTTCGAGAATCTTACGGTCGATTCCCGCCCGCTTTCCTTCCAATAGAATAATATATTTTCGGACATCCATACTTTTTAAAATAATGAACGAGAGAAATATCCCGAACTGGAACGGTATCCCGCCCAGATAACGGTGCGTCCGTTTGACGATCGCCTTATTGAGCGCGTTCTCCAAGAGGGCGATATCGGTAACCGGTTCCGCGAGTATACCCATATGCGAAATATTCTCTAAAAACGCCGCAGGCGTCTCAGACGAGACCAATTCCTGGTACTTGCGGCGCGACAGGGACTTAAAGATATTCGGTATAATCGTCATCGTTTCTTCAATCGATAACTGGTACTCGAAACGGAGACGGTATATCCTCATAAAACGATTCACTTCCATGGAGAAAAACAGTAGTCTTTCAATCGCGCTTTTATTGGAACGGGACATTTTTTGCGCGATCCCTCTCAGATGCTGGGCGTAAAAATTATCGAGCGATACTTCCCAGAAAAACGTGTTTCCCGTCTCGATCACATTCGGGAAAGTTTTCACCGCAAGGTCATGATAATCCGTGCGCCGCAGAAATTCCTGAAATTCCTCGAATGTCCGCAGGTCCCGGACGGTTTCTATCCGCAGCCAATCTTTCTCTGTAATCGTATATAAAAAATCGATAGGCCTGCGGGTCACCAGCGCGCGCGCGACCATTTTTAAATTCTCGATCCGGTACGCTTCAAGCCATTTCTCTAAAAACAGCGCGGGTTTCCCCACAATAAAATTCAGCCCGCTCTTGATATATGCGACAATCCCGTTTTTCAGTACTTTCTCGATCTCCATGAGCTCGCCCGTATCGATATTTTCTTTTTTTAACCGTGTGCGGATAAATTCGATTACATCGTTCAGGCCCGCGCCGATGAGGAATTCCATTTCCTCATTTTTTAATAAAAATGATAGCCAGTTTCGCACTTT of the Brevinematales bacterium genome contains:
- a CDS encoding V-type ATPase subunit; the protein is MFGLEFTAVNPKVRNWLSFLLKNEEMEFLIGAGLNDVIEFIRTRLKKENIDTGELMEIEKVLKNGIVAYIKSGLNFIVGKPALFLEKWLEAYRIENLKMVARALVTRRPIDFLYTITEKDWLRIETVRDLRTFEEFQEFLRRTDYHDLAVKTFPNVIETGNTFFWEVSLDNFYAQHLRGIAQKMSRSNKSAIERLLFFSMEVNRFMRIYRLRFEYQLSIEETMTIIPNIFKSLSRRKYQELVSSETPAAFLENISHMGILAEPVTDIALLENALNKAIVKRTHRYLGGIPFQFGIFLSFIILKSMDVRKYIILLEGKRAGIDRKILENLLY